In Intestinibacillus sp. Marseille-P6563, a single genomic region encodes these proteins:
- a CDS encoding polyribonucleotide nucleotidyltransferase produces the protein MSNINHFDFKNYRVFETTFAGRKLTVETGKMAQLANGSCLVRYGETAVLVTATASAKPRDGIDFFPLSVDFEERLYAVGRIPGSFMRREGRPSEKAILASRQIDRPMRPLFPKDLRNDVSIVCTVLENDYDNSPEVVALLGASIAVSISDIPFDYVVGGCQVGIVDGKVVINPTSEQRKVSEMDVTLCATKDKIVMIEAGAKEVPEDDMFNALMEAHEEIKKVCAFIQSIKDEIGKPKFEYEHHDIDHDLFDKLEAECNDKFEMAMDTDDKTVRDAGVREIVDAFQETLDEAYLEEHGANLAECVDKLQKKIVRRWLANGKRVDGRGMEEVRPLAAEVGILPRVHGSGMFTRGQTQVLTLCTLGTLGDAQELDTIFEEKEKRYIHHYNFPSFSVGETRPSRSPGRREIGHGALAERALLPVIPSVEEFPYALRLVSEVISSNGSTSQGSVCGSTLALMDAGVPIKAPVAGISCGLITDGGQETTFTDIQGVEDFYGDMDFKVAGTKKGITAIQVDIKVDGLTPNIIKQAFEKCRVARYGILDEIMLKAIAEPRADVSDWAPKMTTMQIDPDKIREVIGKGGSVIQKIVAESGAQIDINDDGVITIAAVKASDAAVAKQMIEAIVKEPEVGEIYYGKVVRLMNFGAFVNLTNNKDGMVHISKMANHRVEKVEDAVKVGDMVWVKVMEIDDKGRINLSMKDVKDEEKIL, from the coding sequence ATGAGCAATATCAACCATTTTGATTTCAAAAACTACCGCGTGTTTGAAACCACCTTTGCAGGCCGGAAGCTGACCGTTGAAACCGGCAAAATGGCACAGCTCGCCAATGGCTCGTGCCTGGTACGCTACGGCGAGACCGCTGTGCTCGTCACCGCGACCGCGTCGGCCAAGCCGCGCGACGGCATCGATTTCTTCCCGCTCTCGGTCGACTTTGAAGAGCGCCTGTATGCGGTTGGCCGCATCCCGGGTTCGTTCATGCGCCGTGAGGGCCGTCCGAGCGAAAAGGCCATCCTGGCATCCCGCCAGATCGACCGCCCGATGCGTCCGCTGTTCCCGAAGGACCTCCGCAACGACGTTTCCATCGTCTGCACGGTGCTCGAGAACGACTATGACAACTCGCCCGAGGTCGTCGCTCTGCTGGGCGCGTCCATCGCGGTTTCCATTTCGGACATTCCGTTCGACTACGTCGTTGGCGGCTGCCAGGTCGGCATCGTAGACGGCAAGGTCGTTATCAACCCGACCAGCGAGCAGCGCAAGGTCAGCGAAATGGACGTGACCCTGTGCGCGACCAAGGATAAAATCGTCATGATCGAAGCCGGCGCCAAGGAAGTGCCCGAGGACGACATGTTCAACGCCCTCATGGAAGCCCATGAGGAAATCAAGAAGGTTTGTGCCTTCATCCAGAGCATCAAGGATGAGATCGGCAAGCCGAAGTTCGAATATGAGCATCACGACATCGACCACGACCTGTTCGACAAGCTCGAGGCAGAGTGCAACGACAAATTCGAAATGGCGATGGACACCGACGACAAGACCGTTCGCGACGCGGGCGTGCGCGAGATCGTCGACGCCTTCCAGGAAACCCTGGACGAAGCGTATCTGGAAGAGCACGGCGCCAATCTGGCCGAGTGCGTAGACAAGCTGCAGAAGAAGATCGTTCGCCGCTGGCTGGCCAATGGCAAGCGCGTCGATGGCCGCGGCATGGAAGAAGTCCGTCCGCTGGCTGCCGAAGTTGGCATCCTGCCGCGCGTACACGGTTCGGGTATGTTCACCCGTGGCCAGACGCAGGTACTGACTCTGTGTACCCTGGGCACCCTGGGCGATGCGCAGGAGCTCGACACCATCTTTGAAGAAAAGGAAAAGCGTTATATCCATCATTATAACTTCCCGTCCTTCTCGGTCGGCGAAACCCGCCCGTCCCGCAGCCCCGGCCGTCGTGAGATCGGCCATGGTGCGCTGGCAGAACGTGCGCTGCTGCCGGTCATCCCGAGCGTCGAGGAATTCCCGTACGCGCTGCGTCTGGTTTCGGAAGTTATTTCGTCCAACGGCTCGACCTCGCAGGGCTCTGTCTGCGGTTCGACTCTGGCCCTGATGGATGCTGGCGTGCCGATCAAGGCACCGGTTGCTGGTATCTCTTGCGGCCTGATTACCGACGGCGGCCAGGAAACCACCTTTACCGACATCCAGGGCGTCGAGGACTTCTACGGCGATATGGACTTTAAGGTCGCTGGTACCAAGAAGGGCATCACCGCTATCCAGGTGGACATCAAGGTCGACGGCCTGACCCCGAACATCATCAAGCAGGCGTTTGAGAAGTGCCGCGTTGCCCGTTATGGCATTCTGGACGAGATCATGCTCAAGGCGATCGCCGAGCCGCGCGCGGACGTATCCGACTGGGCGCCCAAGATGACCACCATGCAGATCGACCCGGACAAGATCCGTGAAGTCATCGGCAAGGGCGGCAGCGTCATTCAGAAGATCGTTGCCGAATCGGGTGCACAGATCGACATCAACGACGACGGCGTCATCACCATTGCGGCCGTCAAGGCATCGGATGCTGCGGTTGCCAAGCAGATGATCGAAGCCATCGTTAAGGAGCCGGAAGTCGGCGAAATCTACTATGGCAAGGTTGTTCGTCTGATGAACTTCGGCGCATTCGTTAACCTGACCAACAACAAGGATGGTATGGTTCACATCTCCAAGATGGCCAACCACCGTGTAGAAAAGGTTGAGGATGCTGTCAAGGTCGGCGACATGGTTTGGGTCAAGGTCATGGAAATCGATGACAAGGGCCGCATCAACCTGTCGATGAAGGACGTTAAGGACGAAGAAAAGATCCTGTAA
- the rpsO gene encoding 30S ribosomal protein S15: protein MIRKEVKTSVIEANRTHETDTGSPEVQVAILTARIQELTEHLKQHPKDNHSRRGLLKMVGQRRSMLAYLQRKDINRYRELIKKLGIRK, encoded by the coding sequence ATGATCCGTAAGGAAGTCAAGACCTCGGTCATCGAGGCAAATCGTACGCACGAAACTGATACCGGTTCGCCGGAGGTACAGGTTGCAATCCTGACCGCTCGCATCCAGGAGCTGACTGAGCACCTGAAGCAGCATCCGAAGGACAATCACTCCCGTCGTGGCCTGCTGAAGATGGTCGGCCAGCGCCGCAGCATGCTCGCATACCTGCAGCGCAAGGACATCAACCGTTACCGTGAGCTCATCAAGAAGCTGGGTATCCGTAAGTAA